In Achromobacter pestifer, the DNA window AGGAACTGGGAAAACCGTGCAGAAGCAGCAGCACGGGCGCGTCGGGATCGCCCGCCACGCGATAGAAAAAATCCAGACCGTCGGCTTGCAAGCGACGCGTTTGGATCTGGTTTTCAGGGATGCTGGACATGACGATCTCCGGGTTCAAGGACTGGATCAATGGCCAAATTCCTACTGGCTGTGGAAGCCATTCTTCTTCGTTTTAAGTAACCTGTCAATTTACTTTTTACTGGTTACCAAAATAGATGAAAGCTATGACCGGGAGAGGTGCATCCAAAAAAATCCGGCCAGAGCGGCCGGACGGATGGGCGAAGCAGAACTCAGGAGGCCGCGTCCTGGGCTTCTCTCTGGCGAAAGGCCGCCACTTTGTGGCGGTTGCCGCACAGCGCCATGCTGCACCACCTCCGGCGATGGGATCGCGTGCGGTCATAGAACCAGAGGGAACAGATCGGGCTCTCGCATTTGCGCACCAGGTCGAAATCCCCATGCACGAGCAAATCGGCGGCCGCCTCCGCGGCGGGAAGCAGCCATTGATCAGGCGTAGCCGCCTCATAGCGGCGCGCCAGGCCGGGCGCACCCGCCACAATGGCCACCTCGAGGTGGCTGCCGCCGGCTGCGAGCGCCTGGTTGAGCGCATTGAGCTTGAGCGGCAATCCCCCCTTTCTTTGCGCGACCAACGCGCGCACGGTCTCGCGCAAGGCTCGCGCGGATTCGAGCAGGCCCCTGGGCGCCTTGCGCTGGGCGGGCGCAAAGCCCGAAGCTTGCAGCCAGGCCCGCACGTCGTCGTCCGATTGCAGACGGTCGCGAGGACCGTCGTCGGATTGTTCGATGGTGTTGATCAGATCCAGGGCGGCGTGGTCGCCCAGCAGGCGGAATTCGGACGTTGGGGTGGTGGTCATGGTTATCTCCGCCCTCAATGTAACCACTAAGTTATTGGCTATCAAGTTACGAAAGGCTGCACCATGCCAGCCCTCGCGCGACACCCGCTCCCCGCAAGATCCACACCGTAAACTGACATGCCAAGGATCCGTTGGAAAGCCGCATGTCCTTCATCCCGTTTTCGATCCCTCGCCCTGCCCCCGCGCAGACCTGGCGCGTCATGCACAGTCGCCAGCGCTCGCAATTCCCAGGCCCGGATGAACGCATCGTGTTCCACGACGCCCCGCCGGATGAGACCATCCTGGCCTCGATCGAAGCCGCGCATCTATGGACGCCTCATGGCGACCCGCTGCGCGAGCTGCCCGAACTCATCGCCCGGTTGCCATCGCTGGTGCATCTGTCCGTCGGTCCCGGCGCCGTCTCAAGCAGCGTCCTGACAGGATTGCGCGCAGACATGCTCCCGGCCAGCCTGCGCCATCTCTCCCTCCATCCCGAACCCGGCACCCACACCTGGCAGGCCGGCCCGCTGCCCAGGCTGGAAGCGCTGACAATAGAAGCGACGTTGCGGTTCGATCCGGAAGACTTCCCGGCATTGATATCGCTGTCGATGGTTCCAGACCGGCGCGGCACGCTGCTGGACCGCGCCTTGAGCCTTCCGCTCAAGGAGCTGAACCTTTGGAACGTGCCGTTCGATTCGTCGATATTCGATCGCATCGCGGGACTACCGCTGCTGTCGCTGGGCCTGCTGGCGGGACGCGGCTTGAAGACACTGTCCGGTATCGAACAACTGGCCGGATTGCGCTCCTTGCGGCTGAAGAACCAGACTGCGCTGGAGGCGATAGGTCCTGTCGCCACACTTGAGGGCCTGGAGCGGCTGGATATTCAGTACTGCAAGCGGATTGCGGACATCGGCGTGCTGAACCAACTGCCCCGATTGCAGGAGCTGACGCTGGTCGGCTGCGGCGATGTGGGATTGGGCGAGTTGGCGCAAACCTTGAATGCGCGCTTGCGGCGCGTGAACATCGCGGCAACGCGATAGCCATGGCGGGCCTGATGAGCATCCTGCACGAACGTTTCCTGGACTTTCTTGGCGCGCGCGGCTGGACGGTACTGCGCACGGAGCCCGGCGCCGCGCCCATGGCTGCGCCGGCTGGCAGCACTGAACACGCGGCGTTCCTGTCCTTGTGCACGCAATTGGGCAGCGGGGACGACACGCCTGGTTCCTCTGCGCGGCCGACTATGCGGGAACCACCCGCAGCGCCTTTGGATGGGATGCCTTTCGCGGCATGAGCCTGGAAGCCGCCGTGAGCGATGCCGACCGGCAGGAGGTCGAGGCCTTCTGGGCGCGCCACGTACCGATCTTCATGAGCGTGGACGGAGACTACGAATTTCTCGCCATCGACAGGAGATCCGGTCAGGTCGTGCATGGCGTCGAACCGGATTTCGAGGTGGTCAGCGAGGTGGCGAGCGGCCTCGATGACCTGTTCGAGCAGATGCTGGCGGACGGCCAGGCGGCTGCGCTGCTGGGCTGACAGTTCCGGTATATTCAGCCGACTCCACCCCTTGGAACCCAGGCCCTCTGATGCTTCGCTCACCGTTCCGTATGCATTGCAACGTCCGCACCGCGCTTACGCTGGCCGTCCTGTCCCTGTCGGCCGCCCCGGTCTGCGCCACGCCCCGCACCGTCTACACCGGAACCCTGCAAGGCGCCGGCGACATCGTGCTGGAACTGGACACCGAAGCAGCGGCCGACGGCGCATTGACCGGCCGCTACTTCTACGCCAGGCACGGCGTGGACATCCCCCTGCAAGGCACGGCCAAGGAACTCTTCGAACCGAAACCCTACGTGGAGGGCGCGTCGGCGTCCAAACCAGCGGTTCAAGCCGCGACCTGGCAGGGCACGCGCGACGCCAACGGCTACCGTGGTCTCTGGACCGACACGGGCACTGGCAAGCAGCGCCGCTTCGATCTGAAACAGGTTGCCCAGTACGACACGGCGCAGCTGGAAAATGACCGCAAGCAGGCTCGCGCCAACCAAGTCAATCTCGGCGATATCGACGCCCAGGCGGGCATCGACGCTGCCCGCGCGCCCTACGAGACGTTGAAGCTGGCCGGACACGCCCGGCCCGTGGGCAAGGAGATCGGCGACAGCGCTGTGGCCTACCGCATGTGGCAAGACCCGCGCACCAAGTTCGTTTACCCGCGGCTGAGCCGGCATCCTGATGCGCAGGTCCTGCAGCACACGAACCATCTGCTGGAACAGCGCCATTGGCAGAAGAGCCTGGGCGCGCTTGATTGCATGGCGTCGGCCTACACCAGCAGCAATCCCGGCGCCGGCACGCTGGGCGGGTTCGATGAAGAGGACGTAAAAGTCACCTGGCTGTCGCGCGCGTTGATGACGGTGACCGAATCGGGCAGCCTGGACTGCGGCGGGGCCCATCCCTACAACCATTTCGAGCCCTACACCTACGATCTGCTGCGCGGCGAGTACCTGGACTGGAATCGCGTGTTCGACGCGTATGCGCCGGGCAAGCGCAGCTTTGGCGGGGAAAAGAGTGCTGCCCTGCTCGGGCTGGTGCAACAGGCCGTCAAGGCGGGAGCGGCAGCCCAGCAGTCCGAGGACCGCCCCAATCTGGAAGACTGCGCGGACCTCTGGCCCGACTATCTGGCGCTGGGCGTCCAGGCGCCCGGCGCGCTAAGCCTGTCCGTGTCCGGAGTCGGACACTCGGCGGGCGTTTGCCTGGGCACGCATGCCAGCGTGCCGTTCAAGACCTTGGCGCCCTATCTGAAACCGGGCGGACAGGCGTATCTGGCTTCCGACTGAGCGGGACGGAGGCTCGTACGCTTGCACAGCCTCGGATCAAACAGGGCTTGACCTCCCTACTTGAGCCGCGGGACCGGAAGTGAACCGCGCGGACACCGTCCGAATCATAGGCACGCGGACGACGGAAAGGCAATCCAGCCTGCGTCCTAGCCCACGGCAACGAACGGGCAACGCGCTACCATCTTCGCCTTCACGCAACCGATAGGATTCCGCGCCATGGCACTGCACTGCTCATCATTCATCGCGACCAGCCTGGACGGCTACATCTCCCGCGAGGATGGCAGCCTGGACTGGCTGGACAGCGCCAACCAGACCGTGCCCGCCGGCGAGGACTGCGGCTATGGCGCGTACATGAAGACCGTGGATGCGTTGGTGATGGGCCGCGCCACGTTCGAGAAGGTCGCCTCGTTTCCGGAATGGCCCTACGGCAGCATGCCGGTCTACGTGCTGAGCCGCAGCATGGCCAGCCTGCCAGCGAGCGCGCCCGCTTCGGTACGGCTGCACGGCGGCTCGCTGGGGGAATTGCTGGAACGCGCCGGCGCGGACGGCTGCAAGAGCCTGTACATCGACGGCGGCAAGACGGTGCAGTCCTTTATCCAGGCTGGCTTGCTGAGCGACATCACCATCACGGTGATCCCCGCGCTGATCGGCGGCGGGCGCCGCCTGTTCGGCGAATTGGCGGCGGACGTCGCCCTGCGGCACGCAGCGACCGTGGCCTATCCTTTCGGCTTCGTTC includes these proteins:
- a CDS encoding dihydrofolate reductase family protein; amino-acid sequence: MALHCSSFIATSLDGYISREDGSLDWLDSANQTVPAGEDCGYGAYMKTVDALVMGRATFEKVASFPEWPYGSMPVYVLSRSMASLPASAPASVRLHGGSLGELLERAGADGCKSLYIDGGKTVQSFIQAGLLSDITITVIPALIGGGRRLFGELAADVALRHAATVAYPFGFVQSRYALVYGA
- a CDS encoding CGNR zinc finger domain-containing protein, with the translated sequence MTTTPTSEFRLLGDHAALDLINTIEQSDDGPRDRLQSDDDVRAWLQASGFAPAQRKAPRGLLESARALRETVRALVAQRKGGLPLKLNALNQALAAGGSHLEVAIVAGAPGLARRYEAATPDQWLLPAAEAAADLLVHGDFDLVRKCESPICSLWFYDRTRSHRRRWCSMALCGNRHKVAAFRQREAQDAAS
- a CDS encoding leucine-rich repeat domain-containing protein, with product MSFIPFSIPRPAPAQTWRVMHSRQRSQFPGPDERIVFHDAPPDETILASIEAAHLWTPHGDPLRELPELIARLPSLVHLSVGPGAVSSSVLTGLRADMLPASLRHLSLHPEPGTHTWQAGPLPRLEALTIEATLRFDPEDFPALISLSMVPDRRGTLLDRALSLPLKELNLWNVPFDSSIFDRIAGLPLLSLGLLAGRGLKTLSGIEQLAGLRSLRLKNQTALEAIGPVATLEGLERLDIQYCKRIADIGVLNQLPRLQELTLVGCGDVGLGELAQTLNARLRRVNIAATR